The DNA sequence CGTTATACAAAAGACAAAGCGTACATTGATCAGGCGGAAGCAACCGCAAAGTTTTTTATGACGAATAAAAACCTGCCCGAAGATGGGATTCCGTATTGGGATTTTAACGACCCTGGTATTCCAAATGCGGCACGTGATGTTTCTGCAGCCACCATTATGGCCTCAGCTTTATACGAACTTTATGGCTACACCAAAAACAAAACGTATCTGGCTTATGCCAACAAAGTAATCCAAACTTTAAATTCAGATCAATATATTTTAGACTCTAAAATCAATGCACCGTTTATCTTCGGTCATAGCACAGGAAACTGGCCCAAACACGACGAAATTGATGAGCCAATCATATATGCCGATTATTACTTTCTGGAAGCAGTATTAAGAAAAAAAGACTTATAACGTATGAGAAAATTATCTTACTGCTACAAATTTGTTTTTACATTCCTTTTTGTTTTTTATTTTGGTTGTAACAGTCTTTCTGCTCAGACCAATACCGATAGCCGTACCAAAACAAATCTCAACGACAATTGGCTTTATTTAGAAAACGGTACTGCAAACCTCAAAGAGGCACAAAAAGCAATCAATTGGGCTCCAATAAGTTTACCGCATAGTTGGAACAGCGAAGATGCAACCGATTTAATTCCGGGTTACAGACGGGATGCGAGCTGGTATCAAAAAATGCTCAACATCACAAAAATAGATCAAAACCGACGTTATTTTTTATATTTCGAAGGCTCCAATGTCACTACCAAAGTTTATGTAAACGGTAAAGAAGCAGGCGGTCATATTGGTGGTTATATTGGTTTTACAATCGATATTACAAATTATATCAAAGAAGGAAATAATGACCTTTTTGTGCGTGTAGACAACAGTTATGATATTGAAATTATTCCATCACAAAAAAGTGATTTTTTTATCTACGGAGGAATTACACGTGATGTTTGGCTGGTTTCTAAATACAAAAACAACATTGCCAATCTGAAAATTACAACTCCCGAAGTATCGGACAAAAAAGCGTCTTTAAATGTTAGTGCTTCAATAGAAAATCCGGAAGAACTAAAGGGACTTTCATTAAGTGTTATCCTTAAAAATCCAAAAGGAAAAAAAGTCGCAGTTAAAACCATTTCCGTTACCGATAAAACAGTAAACATAAGCTTTGAGAATCTTAAAAATCCTGAATTGTGGGATACTCAAAAACCTAATTTATATACGATCACCGCTGTGCTGTCAGAAAAAAATACCGTCAGAGACAGCACTAGCGAAAAAGTTGGTTTCAGATGGTTTGAGTTTAAGGATCACGGTGCTTTTTACCTTAACGGAAAAAGACTCCTGATTCGTGGCACACACCGACATGAGGAACAAGCCGGAGTTGGCGCTGCCATGAGTAATGCACAACATCGCGCCGACATGGAATCCATAAAAAAAATGGGCGCTAATTTTGTTCGTCTGGCCCATTACCCGCAAGATCCCGAAATCTACAAAGCCTGTGATGAACTTGGTCTTTTGGTTTGGGATGAATTGCCTTGGTGTCGTGGCGGAATTGGAGATGAACTCTGGAAAACAAATACCAAAAACATGCTGGTCGAAATCATCGAACAGAATTACAACCATCCGAGTATTATCATTTGGTCTTTAGGGAACGAAATGAACTGGCTTCCTGACTTTCCGGATGGAGACAATACCGAGAAAACCAATGCTTTTTTAAGTCAGCTGAATGATATTGCGCATCAACTTGATCCAAACAGAAAAACCGCAATTCGCAAGTATTATGAAGGCTCACAAATTGTAGACGTCTTCTCCCCTTCTATCTGGTCAGGCTGGTACTCCGGCAGCTACAAAAGTTATCAAAAGGCAATTGATGTTTACAAAAAAGAATACAAGCATTTTATTCATGCCGAATATGGTGGTGACAGTCATGTTGGGCGTCACAGCGAAAATCCGATCACCGGCGAAAACATTATAAAAGCGGAAGGCTGGGAAGAAGCCATCGTGCAAACCAAAGTAGCCAATATTGCTCAAATTGGCGATTGGAGCGAAAATTATATCGTAGATTTATTCGACTGGCATTTGCATATCTCTGAGAATGATCCAACGTTTGTGGGAAATGTGCAATGGGCATTTAAGGACTTTGCAACACCGTTACGCCCCGAAGACGATATCCCATACATGAACCAAAAAGGACTGGTAGACCGAAACGGAATTCCAAAAGATGCCTATTATGTCTTCAAAAGCTACTGGAGTGACGAGCCTTTCACGTACATCGAATCACACACTTGGACTGAACGCCAAGGGCCTGAGAATATGCCAAGAGTTTTAAGTGTTTTTAGCAATTGCGAAAAAGTGACTTTGTTTCACGACGGAAAATCACTGGGTGAAAAACAAAGAAATACCACGGTTTATCAGGCATGTGGTTTAACCTGGGACGTTACTTTCAAAAAG is a window from the Flavobacterium cupriresistens genome containing:
- a CDS encoding glycoside hydrolase family 2 protein — translated: MRKLSYCYKFVFTFLFVFYFGCNSLSAQTNTDSRTKTNLNDNWLYLENGTANLKEAQKAINWAPISLPHSWNSEDATDLIPGYRRDASWYQKMLNITKIDQNRRYFLYFEGSNVTTKVYVNGKEAGGHIGGYIGFTIDITNYIKEGNNDLFVRVDNSYDIEIIPSQKSDFFIYGGITRDVWLVSKYKNNIANLKITTPEVSDKKASLNVSASIENPEELKGLSLSVILKNPKGKKVAVKTISVTDKTVNISFENLKNPELWDTQKPNLYTITAVLSEKNTVRDSTSEKVGFRWFEFKDHGAFYLNGKRLLIRGTHRHEEQAGVGAAMSNAQHRADMESIKKMGANFVRLAHYPQDPEIYKACDELGLLVWDELPWCRGGIGDELWKTNTKNMLVEIIEQNYNHPSIIIWSLGNEMNWLPDFPDGDNTEKTNAFLSQLNDIAHQLDPNRKTAIRKYYEGSQIVDVFSPSIWSGWYSGSYKSYQKAIDVYKKEYKHFIHAEYGGDSHVGRHSENPITGENIIKAEGWEEAIVQTKVANIAQIGDWSENYIVDLFDWHLHISENDPTFVGNVQWAFKDFATPLRPEDDIPYMNQKGLVDRNGIPKDAYYVFKSYWSDEPFTYIESHTWTERQGPENMPRVLSVFSNCEKVTLFHDGKSLGEKQRNTTVYQACGLTWDVTFKKGENTLIAIGKDKSGKTVSDTIKVNYRFIKNEAAVSLQLSSEKLKNGNYLVTAIAIDHNNLRCLDYEESVYFQCLKGGNTIKNQGTPTGSESIRMANGKAAIEVVPNGTGAPIEMTVLNQNFKGEYLKIQP